In a single window of the Globicephala melas chromosome 10, mGloMel1.2, whole genome shotgun sequence genome:
- the TCF20 gene encoding transcription factor 20 isoform X5, which produces MQSFREQSSYHGNQQSYPQEVHGSSRIEEFSPRQAQMFQNFGGAGGSSGGSGSSSGGGRRGTAAAAAAAAMASETSGHQGYQGFRKEAGDFYYMAGSKDPVAAGTPQPAQRRPSGPVQSYGPPQGSSFGNQYGSEGHVGQFQAQHSALGGVSHYQQDYTGPFSPGSAQYQQQPSSQQQQQVQQLRQQLYQSHQPLPQATGQPASGSSHMQPMQRPSTLPASATGYQLRVGQFGQHYQSSATTSSSFPSPQRFSQSGQSYDGSYSVNAGSQYEGHNVGSNAQAYGTQSNYSYQPQSMKNFEQTKIPQGAQQGQQQQQQQQQQQQQQQQQQQQQQHPQHVMQYTNTATKLPLQSQVGQYSQPEVPVRSPMQFHQNFSPISNPSPAASVVQSPSCSSTPSPLMQSGENLQCGQGNVPMGSRNRILQLMPQLSPTPSMMPSPNSHAAGFKGFGLEGVPEKRLTDPGLSSLSALSTQVANLPNTVQHMLLSDALTPQKKTSKRPSSSSKKADSCTNSEGSSQAEEQLKSPMAESLDGGCSSSSEDQGERVRQLSGQSTSSDTTYKGGASEKAGSSPAQVTQNEAPRLSASPVAREETASPGAKDMPLSSEGNPKVSEKTVGVIVSREAMTSRVEKPGGQEKGSQEDDPAATQRPPSTGGGKETSHASLPQPEPPGGGNKGNKNGDNNSNHNGEGNGQSGHSTGGSGFIGRTEPSKSPGSLRYSYKDSFGPAVPRNVSGFPQFPTGQDKGDFTSHGERKGRNEKFPSLLQEVLQGYHHHPDRRYSRSTQEHQGMAGGLEGATRPNVLVSQTNELASRGLLNKSIGSLLENPHWGPWERKSSGSAPEMKQINLADYPIPRKFEIEPQSSAHEPGGSLSERRSVICDISPLRQIVRDPGAHSLGHMGADTRLGRNERLNPSLSQSVILPGGLVSMETKLKSQSGQIKEEDFEQSKSQASFNNKKSGDHCHPASIKHESYRGNASPGAATHDSISDYGPQDGRPTPMRRVPGRVGGREGMRGRSPSQYHDFSEKLKMSPGRSRGPGGDPHHINPHMTFSERANRSSLHTPFSPNSESLASAYHTNTRAHAYGDPNAGLNSQLHYKRQMYQQQQEEYKDWSSSSAQGVIAAAQHRQEGPRKSPRQQQFLDRVRSPLKNDKDGMMYGPPMGTYHDPSGQDGGRCLMSSDGLSNKGIELKHGSQKLQQESCWDLSRQTSPAKSGGPPGMSSQKRYGPPHETDGHGLAESTQSSKPSNVMLRLPGQEDHSSQNPLIMRRRVRSFISPIPSKRQSQDVKNSNAEDKGRLLHPSKEGADKAFNSYAHLSHSQEIKSIPKRESSKDLPSPDGRNCPAVTLTSPAKTKILPPRKGRGLKLEAIVQKITSPNIRRSASSNSAEAAVDTVTLDDILSLKSGPPEGGSGAVQDAEMEKRKGEVVSDLVCPTNQELSVEKPLARSSEEWRGSGDDKVKTETHPDTATAGKEPPGAMTSATSQKPGSNQGRPDGSLGGTAPLIFPDSKNVPPAGSFAPEANPKAEEKENDTVTISPKQEGFPPKGYFPSGKKKGRPIGSVNKQKKQQQPPPPPPQPPQIPEGSADGEPKPKKQRQRRERRKPGAQPRKRKTKQAVPIVEPQEPEIKLKYATQPLDKTDAKNKSFFPYIHVVNKCELGAVCTIINAEEEEQTKLVRGRKGQRSLTPPPSSTESKVLPASSFMLQGPVVTESSVMGHLVCCLCGKWASYRNMGDLFGPFYPQDYAATLPKNPPPKRATEMQSKVKVRHKSASNGSKTDTEEEEEQQQQKEQRSLAAHPRFKRRHRSEDCGGGPRSLSRGLPCKKATTEGSSEKTVLDSKPSVPTTSEGGPELELQIPELPLDSNEFWVHEGCILWANGIYLVCGRLYGLQEALEIAREMKCSHCQEAGATLGCYNKGCSFRYHYPCAIDADCLLHEENFSVRCPKHKPPLPCPLPALQNKTAKGSLSTEQSERG; this is translated from the coding sequence ATGCAGTCCTTCCGGGAGCAAAGCAGTTACCACGGAAACCAGCAGAGCTACCCACAGGAGGTACACGGCTCATCCCGGATAGAAGAGTTCAGCCCTCGCCAGGCCCAGATGTTCCAGAATTTTGGGGGTGCAGGTGGCAGTagtggtggcagtggcagcagcagtggTGGTGGACGACGAGGAACAGcggctgctgctgcagcagcGGCAATGGCTAGCGAAACCTCCGGCCATCAGGGCTACCAGGGTTTCAGGAAAGAGGCTGGAGACTTTTACTACATGGCAGGCAGCAAAGACCCCGTGGCAGCCGGAACCCCGCAGCCTGCTCAGCGAAGGCCTTCTGGGCCTGTGCAGAGCTATGGACCCCCCCAGGGGAGCAGCTTTGGCAATCAGTATGGGAGTGAGGGTCATGTGGGCCAGTTTCAAGCACAGCACTCTGCCCTTGGTGGCGTGTCTCATTATCAGCAGGATTACACGGGACCTTTCTCTCCAGGGAGCGCTCAGTACCAGCAGCAGCCTTCCAGCCAACAGCAGCAGCAAGTGCAGCAGTTGAGACAGCAGCTTTACCAGTCCCATCAGCCTCTGCCGCAGGCCACTGGCCAGCCAGCGTCCGGCTCATCCCACATGCAGCCGATGCAGCGGCCCTCAActctgccagcctctgccactggtTACCAGTTAAGAGTGGGTCAGTTTGGCCAACACTACCAGTCTTCTGCCAcgacctcctcctccttcccttcaccACAACGCTTCAGCCAGTCTGGACAGAGCTATGACGGCAGTTACAGTGTGAATGCTGGATCCCAGTACGAAGGACATAATGTGGGTTCTAATGCACAGGCTTACGGAACACAATCGAATTACAGCTATCAGCCTCAATCTATGAAGAATTTTGAACAGACGAAGATTCCACAAGGGGCCcagcaggggcagcagcagcagcagcagcagcagcagcaacagcaacagcagcagcagcagcagcagcagcagcagcatccgCAGCATGTGATGCAGTATACCAACACTGCCACCAAGCTGCCGCTGCAAAGCCAGGTGGGGCAGTACAGCCAGCCCGAGGTTCCTGTGAGGTCCCCCATGCAGTTTCACCAGAACTTCAGCCCCATTTCTAACCCTTCCCCGGCTGCTTCTGTGGTTCAGTCTCCAAGCTGTAGCTCTACCCCATCTCCTCTTATGCAGAGTGGGGAGAATCTCCAGTGTGGGCAAGGCAATGTGCCGATGGGTTCCAGAAACAGAATTCTACAGTTAATGCCTCAACTCAGCCCAACCCCATCAATGATGCCCAGTCCTAATTCTCATGCTGCAGGCTTCAAAGGGTTTGGACTAGAAGGGGTGCCAGAAAAGCGGCTGACAGATCCTGGGTTGAGTAGTTTGAGTGCCCTGAGTACGCAAGTGGCCAATCTTCCTAATACTGTTCAACACATGCTACTTTCCGATGCACTGACACCTCAGAAGAAGACCTCCAAGAGGCCTTCTTCATCTTCTAAGAAAGCAGACAGCTGCACAAACTCCGAAGGCTCCTCACAGGCTGAAGAACAACTGAAGTCCCCTATGGCAGAGTCGCTGGATGGAGGCTGCTCCAGCAGTTCCGAGGATCAAGGTGAGAGGGTGAGGCAGCTAAGTGGCCAGAGCACCAGTTCTGACACCACCTACAAGGGTGGAGCCTCAGAGAAAGCAGGCTCCTCACCAGCACAAGTCACTCAGAATGAAGCCCCCAGACTCAGTGCCAGTCCTGTAGCCAGAGAAGAGACCGCCTCACCAGGTGCTAAGGACATGCCATTGTCATCTGAGGGCAACCCAAAAGTCAGTGAGAAGACAGTTGGGGTGATTGTCTCCCGGGAAGCTATGACAAGTCGGGTAGAAAAACCTGGTGGGCAAGAAAAAGGCTCCCAAGAGGATGATCCTGCAGCCACTCAGAGGCCACCCAGCACTGGCGGGGGAAAGGAAACCAGTCATGCGTCACTTCCACAGCCAGAGCCTCCGGgaggaggaaataaaggaaacaaaaatggagataataactcCAACCACAATGGAGAAGGAAACGGCCAGAGCGGGCACTCCACAGGGGGCTCTGGTTTTATAGGCAGAACTGAGCCTAGCAAATCTCCTGGAAGCTTGCGCTATAGTTACAAGGATAGCTTTGGGCCAGCCGTGCCAAGAAATGTCAGTGGCTTTCCTCAGTTTCCTACAGGACAAGATAAGGGGGACTTCACTAGCCATGGGGAGCGAAAGGGTAGGAATGAAAAGTTCCCTAGCCTCCTGCAGGAAGTGCTTCAGGgttaccaccaccaccctgacagGAGATATTCTAGGAGTACTCAGGAGCACCAGGGCATGGCTGGTGGCCTAGAAGGAGCCACAAGGCCTAATGTGTTAGTTAGTCAAACCAATGAATTAGCTAGCAGGGGCCTTTTGAACAAAAGCATTGGTTCCCTATTAGAAAATCCCCACTGGGGCCCCTGGGAAAGGAAATCAAGTGGCTCGGCTCCTGAAATGAAACAGATCAATTTGGCTGACTATCCAATTCCCAGAAAGTTTGAAATAGAGCCTCAGTCATCAGCCCATGAGCCCGGGGGTTCCCTCTCTGAAAGAAGATCAGTGATCTGTGATATTTCTCCACTAAGACAGATTGTCAGAGACCCGGGGGCTCACTCACTGGGACACATGGGTGCCGACACCAGACTTGGGAGGAATGAACGTCTCAATCCAAGTTTAAGTCAGTCGGTCATTCTTCCAGGTGGGTTGGTGTCCATGGAAACAAAGCTGAAATCGCAGAGTGGGCAGATAAAAGAGGAAGACTTTGAACAATCCAAGTCCCAAGCTAGTTTCAACAACAAGAAATCTGGAGACCACTGCCACCCTGCTAGCATCAAGCATGAGTCTTACCGAGGCAACGCCAGCCCTGGAGCAGCTACCCATGATTCCATCTCAGACTATGGCCCACAGGACGGCAGACCCACGCCAATGCGGCGAGTCCCTGGCCGAGTTGGTGGTCGGGAGGGCATGAGGGGTCGTTCCCCTTCTCAGTATCATGACTTTTCAGAAAAATTGAAGATGTCTCCTGGGAGGAGCAGAGGCCCAGGGGGAGACCCTCATCACATAAACCCACATATGACCTTTTCAGAGAGGGCCAACAGGAGTTCTTTGCACACTCCCTTTTCTCCCAACTCAGAAAGCCTGGCCTCTGCTTATCACACAAACACTCGCGCTCATGCTTATGGGGACCCCAATGCAGGTTTGAATTCTCAGCTCCATTACAAGAGACAGATGTACCAACAGCAACAAGAGGAATATAAGGACTGGAGCAGCAGTTCTGCTCAGGGAGTGATCGCTGCGGCTCAGCACAGGCAGGAAGGACCCCGCAAGAGTCCAAGGCAGCAGCAGTTTCTTGACCGAGTACGGAGCCCCCTGAAGAATGACAAAGATGGCATGATGTATGGCCCACCGATGGGGACTTACCATGACCCCAGCGGTCAGGATGGTGGGCGCTGCCTCATGTCTAGTGATGGTCTTTCTAACAAAGGCATCGAATTGAAGCACGGCTCCCAGAAGTTACAACAAGAATCTTGTTGGGATCTTTCTCGGCAAACTTCTCCAGCCAAAAGCGGCGGTCCTCCAGGAATGTCCAGTCAGAAAAGGTATGGACCACCCCATGAGACCGACGGACATGGGCTAGCTGAGTCTACACAGTCATCCAAACCTAGTAATGTTATGCTAAGGCTTCCAGGTCAAGAGGATCATTCTTCTCAAAACCCCTTAATCATGAGGAGGCGTGTCCGTTCTTTTATCTCTCCCATTCCCAGTAAGAGACAGTCACAAGATGTGAAGAACAGTAACGCTGAAGATAAAGGGCGCCTCCTTCACCCATCAAAAGAAGGTGCTGATAAAGCCTTCAATTCCTATGCCCATCTTTCTCACAGCCAGGAGATCAAGTCCATCCCTAAGAGAGAATCCTCCAAGGACCTTCCAAGTCCAGATGGTAGAAACTGCCCTGCTGTTACCCTCACAAGTCCTGCCAAGACCAAAATACTGCCCCCACGGAAAGGACGGGGGTTGAAATTGGAAGCTATCGTTCAGAAGATCACATCCCCAAACATTAGGAGGAGTGCATCCTCGAACAGTGCGGAGGCTGCGGTAGACACGGTTACTCTGGATGACATCCTGTCTTTGAAGAGCGGCCCTCCCGAAGGCGGGAGTGGTGCTGTTCAGGATGCCgagatggagaagagaaaaggTGAGGTGGTGTCTGACCTAGTCTGTCCAACAAACCAGGAGTTGAGCGTAGAAAAGCCTCTTGCACGATCTTCGGAGGAGTGGCGTGGCAGTGGGGATGACAAAGTGAAGACCGAGACACACCCAGACACGGCCACTGCTGGAAAGGAACCTCCTGGTGCCATGACATCCGCAACCTCACAGAAGCCTGGGAGTAACCAAGGGAGACCAGATGGTTCCCTGGGTGGGACAGCACCTTTAATCTTTCCTGACTCAAAGAATGTACCTCCAGCGGGCTCATTCGCTCCTGAGGCAAACCCCAAGGCTGAAGAGAAAGAGAACGATACAGTGACCATTTCCCCCAAACAGGAGGGTTTCCCCCCAAAGGGTTATTTCCcatcaggaaagaagaagggGAGACCCATTGGTAGTGTgaataagcaaaagaaacaacagcagccaccacctccaccccctcaGCCCCCCCAGATACCAGAAGGTTCTGCAGATGGAGAGCCAAAGCCAAAAAAGCAGAggcaaaggagggagagaaggaagcctGGGGCGCAGCCAAGGAAGCGGAAAACCAAACAAGCAGTTCCCATCGTAGAGCCCCAAGAACCTGAGATCAAGCTGAAGTATGCCACTCAGCCACTGGATAAAACTGATGCCAAGAACAAGTCTTTTTTCCCTTATATCCATGTAGTAAACAAGTGTGAACTTGGAGCCGTTTGTACAATCATCAatgctgaggaagaagaacagaccAAATTGGTGAGGGGTCGGAAGGGTCAGAGGTCCCTGACCCCTCCACCCAGCAGCACTGAAAGCAAGGTGCTCCCAGCTTCATCCTTTATGCTGCAGGGACCTGTCGTGACAGAGTCTTCTGTTATGGGGCACCTGGTGTGCTGTCTGTGTGGCAAGTGGGCCAGTTACCGCAACATGGGCGACCTCTTTGGACCCTTTTATCCCCAAGATTATGCAGCCACTCTCCCCAAGAATCCGCCTCCTAAGAGGGCCACGGAAATGCAGAGCAAAGTTAAGGTACGGCACAAAAGCGCTTCAAATGGCTCCAAGACGGACactgaggaggaggaagagcagcagcagcagaaggagCAGAGGAGCCTGGCCGCCCACCCCAGGTTTAAGCGGCGACACCGCTCGGAAGACTGTGGCGGAGGCCCCCGGTCCCTGTCCAGGGGGCTCCCTTGTAAAAAAGCAACCACCGAGGGCAGCAGCGAAAAGACTGTTTTGGACTCAAAGCCCTCCGTGCCCACCACTTCAGAAGGTGGCCCCGAGTTGGAGTTACAAATCCCTGAACTACCTCTTGACAGCAATGAATTTTGGGTCCATGAGGGTTGTATTCTCTGGGCCAATGGAATCTACCTGGTCTGCGGCAGGCTCTATGGCCTGCAGGAAGCGCTGGAAATAGCCAGAGAGATG